In a single window of the Vitis vinifera cultivar Pinot Noir 40024 chromosome 6, ASM3070453v1 genome:
- the LOC100255325 gene encoding uncharacterized protein LOC100255325 — translation MGSLVGHVLPGLGFFLIGLWHLFNHIKLHAQNPHSYTSHPWFPTSKIRYLELFLIMIGCSISISMELFIGPVRHQPFDVDGTIPSNHLHNFEHSSISMTFLVYAASAIALDRAGVKARNDLSLLLAGIAFGQQLLLFHLHSTDHVGMEGQYHMLLQILISLSLTSTLMGIGLPKSFILSFVRSISILFQGLWLMVMGVMLWTPAYIPKGCFLRWEEGHQVAHCHDDKSLHRAKALINIEFSWYVIGMAMFSVFFYLFLVKVYGEKVKYWSLGKEEEEEEGEALSPEKTKLGFIHMGQAFAPMDIER, via the coding sequence ATGGGGTCTTTGGTAGGACATGTTTTACCAGGGCTAGGGTTCTTTCTAATTGGGTTGTGGCACCTCTTTAACCATATCAAGCTTCATGCTCAAAACCCCCACTCCTACACTAGTCACCCATGGTTCCCCACCTCAAAAATAAGGTATTTGGAGCTCTTTCTGATCATGATAGGGTGCTCCATCTCCATATCCATGGAGCTCTTCATTGGCCCTGTTAGGCACCAACCTTTTGATGTGGATGGCACCATCCCATCTAACCATCTCCACAACTTTGAGCACTCCTCCATCTCCATGACCTTCCTCGTTTACGCGGCATCAGCCATTGCCCTTGATCGTGCCGGTGTTAAGGCGAGGAATGACCTGTCTCTGCTCCTTGCTGGCATAGCCTTTGGGCAGCAGCTCCTGTTGTTTCACCTTCATTCTACAGATCATGTTGGCATGGAAGGACAGTACCATATGCTTCTGCAGATTCTCATATCCTTGTCCCTAACATCTACTCTCATGGGAATAGGCCTTCCCAAGAGCTTTATACTGAGTTTTGTTAGGTCTATTAGTATCCTTTTCCAAGGGCTTTGGCTGATGGTCATGGGGGTTATGCTTTGGACTCCAGCCTATATCCCTAAAGGGTGCTTCCTCCGCTGGGAAGAGGGCCACCAGGTGGCGCACTGCCATGATGACAAGTCGCTCCACCGAGCTAAAGCGCTGATAAACATAGAGTTCAGCTGGTATGTTATCGGTATGGCGATGTTTTCAGTGTTCTTCTACTTGTTTTTAGTTAAAGTTTATGGCGAAAAGGTCAAGTACTGGTCATTggggaaggaagaagaagaagaagagggagaAGCCCTATCGCCGGAGAAGACCAAGCTCGGATTTATTCACATGGGACAGGCCTTTGCTCCCATGGACATTGAAAGGTAG